In the Deltaproteobacteria bacterium genome, CAGCGCCTCGTAGGCGTCGTGCCCGAGCCGGCTCGCCAGCTCGGTGGAGCCGACGAGGTCGGTGAAGACGACGGTGACGGTTTCAGTGCGGGCCATGAGCGGAGTCTCTACAACGGATTAAACAGATTGAACAGATTTGCGGAAGACGAGATCGAGTGTTTGTTTGCCGAATCCGTTTAATCCGTTCAATCCGTTGTAAACCTCCTCATCCCTTCCGCAGCCGAAACGCCAGTCGAGGAGCGACTTCCTTTCTGCGTGCGATCGGGTTACATCGGTGGCCGCATCGCGCCACTCTCGAAAGGAACGGAGGAACACATGGATTTCTCACTGAGCCCCAAAGTCGAAGATCTGCGCCATCGGCTCATCGCCTTCATGGACGAGCATGTGTACGCGGCCGAGAAGGTTGCGTCCGAGCAAGTGCATGCCTCCGGCGACCAACACCTCGAACCACCGATCATGAAGGAGTTGAAGAAGAAGGCGCGCGCGCAAGGACTGTGGAACTTGTTTCTGCCCGACAAAGAGTACGGCGCCGGGCTGAACAACCAGGAGTACGGCGTGCTCTGCGAGGTCATGGGGCGCAGCCAAATCGCGTCGCGTATCTTCAACTGCAACGCGCCCGACACTGGCAACATGGAGATCCTCGCCGAGTTTGGTTCGTCGGAGCAGAAGAAACGCTGGCTGCAGCCGTTGCTCGATGGCGAGATCCGCAGTTGCTTCTCGATGACCGAGCCGGAGACCGCCGGTTCCGATCCGACGTTGCTGCGTACGCGCGCGGTGCGCGACGGCGATCAGTACGTCATCAACGGGCACAAGTGGTTTACCTCGGGCGCCTACGGCGCGGCATTTGCCATAGCCATGGTAGTGACCGATCCCGATGCGCCGCCACATCGGCGGGCTTCGCAGATCATCGTCCCGACCGATACGCCGGGGTTCAACTTGGTGCGGCCGGTTCCGGTGATGGGTCACACCGGTGGCGGCGGTCACGCGGAGGTGTTGTACGAGAACTGCCGCGTTCCGCTGACCAATGTGTTGGGCGGAGAGGGCATGGGC is a window encoding:
- a CDS encoding acyl-CoA dehydrogenase family protein; the protein is MDFSLSPKVEDLRHRLIAFMDEHVYAAEKVASEQVHASGDQHLEPPIMKELKKKARAQGLWNLFLPDKEYGAGLNNQEYGVLCEVMGRSQIASRIFNCNAPDTGNMEILAEFGSSEQKKRWLQPLLDGEIRSCFSMTEPETAGSDPTLLRTRAVRDGDQYVINGHKWFTSGAYGAAFAIAMVVTDPDAPPHRRASQIIVPTDTPGFNLVRPVPVMGHTGGGGHAEVLYENCRVPLTNVLGGEGMGFAIAQARLGPGRIHHCMRCIGAAERAFELMCKRANTRYTHGSLLAEKGIIQTWIADSRIEIDSARLMVLNAAWKMDTIGKKEARQEIAMIKVVVPNMMLTVLDRAIQVHGAMGVSDDTPIARMWRDGRSMRIADGPDEVHKMTIARRELRKWAS